In the Sandaracinaceae bacterium genome, GTCGACTTGGACTGCTGGCGTCCTCTGCGAGCAACTGGGTGGGTGGCAGGACGGCACGGGCCAGGCGTTCTACAACACAGGGACTTCATCGAGTGAGCGCTACAACCACTGGAGAAACGGCGAGCCCAGCGGCGGGGATTGCGCCCAGATTACGCCCAGCGGTGAGTTCCGTTGGGATGCTGAACCATGCACGGCAACCCGTGCGTTCATCTGTGAGCGTGCCCTGAGCACCGCCACGTGTGGCGACGGCATCGTGTCTGACGACGAGGACTGCGACGAAGGCTCTGCTGGTCCAACAGGCGGCTGCGTTGGCTGCGAGATTACTCCGGGGTGGTACTGTTCGCGGTCTGGTGGCGCCTGCTCGCCGGCGTGCACGGCGGCTGGGAATTCCTTTAGTCTTTTCCCCATGGATCTTGGCGAACTCGGAGCGTTGGAAGCGGGGGCTGAGAGTCGGGAGTATGTTCAGTGCCCGACCGCGCTGTCGGCCTACCAGGCAGACCAAACCTGTCAGTACATCGCTCCGGGGTGGAGATTGTCCAGCATCACCACGGCCTTCGAGAACGGGAGAGTGGCAGATCGCCTGACCAGCAACGCGTGGATTGGTGCGCTCGACGAAGAGGACGGCGTTGCAGGGAATGAGGAGAACACATTCCGCTGGTTCGACAACGCTGTCTCGTGGGGTGGATTCAACGCGTGGGACACCGGTCCCAATCCCGATGAGCCGAACGATTTTGGAAACGGTGAAGACTGCGCCGAGTCGTACACCAATGGTCTCTGGAATGATTTGCCCTGCTCGTCGCCCCGCCAATTCGTTTGCGAAGGGCCAGCCTTCTGCGGCAACGGCGCAGTGGCGGGAACGGAGACCTGTGACACTGGGACCGCCAACGGCACCGGTGGCTGCACCAGCACTTGCCGGATTGCGGGGGGCTGGGGATGCGCGCTTCCCGGTGGTCAAGACGATGGGGATCCGGACTTCCTGATGGACGACACGATTTGTCCCTGGGGAGCGAGCTGCTGCTTCCAGGCGGCTCAGGCGCTCATCGGCGATGTCCGCATCGTTGGCGGTGAGCTCGAGTGGAGCACTGTCGCGGAGGCTGGTACCACCGGGTTCCAGGTCTCGGCGCTGCGCCGGGGCCAGTGGGTGGACCTCCACGAGGGCGTGCTGCCGGCGCTGCCGAACGCGGCGCAGGGGGCAGTCTACCGCTTGCAGGCCACCGGCCTCCGCACCGCGACCATTCGCATTGTGGAGCACGAAGCCGGCGCGCCGGGCTTGACGGTCTACGAGGGCACGCCGCGCACCACGAGTGGGGCGGCCACGCTCACGGGCAGCGACTTCAGCGTGACGGCCAACGCCCTCACCGGGCCGGCGGACATGGCTTCGGACGCGGCGCCTTCTCCGGCTGCGCGCCGCAAGGCGGCGGGCGACGAGCCGACCGGCGTGTTTGCGCTGGCGGCGGAAGAGGGGTTGATGCGGGTGACGTTCGCGGAGATCGCGGATGCGCTGGCGGTACCGGTGGAGACGGTGGCCACGAGCGTGGCGGCGGGCTCGCTGAGCATCACCACGTACGGGAACCCCGTGGCGTGGACGCAGGTGGACGGCACGGAGGACGCCATTGCGTTCACCGCGCGGCGGCGTACCAGCGTCTATGGCGGCACGCGGCCCTATGAGCTGCGGCTGAACGCGGGCGTGGAGCTGGCGGCGGTGGACCGCGCGTTGGCGGACACGGCGACGGGCACGGGCACGCAGCGCATCGTGCACGAGGTAGACACGTTTGCGGCAACGGCCGTGAGCCCGGACCCGACGGAGGAGTTCTGGTTCCAGGCGGCGATCGGGAACCACAGCTCGTTCCAGGACTACAACGCGACGGTGGTGCTCAACGACGTGGACGGCGAGGCCGGCGCGTTCGAGTTCGCCTACTACGCAGCGCCGGGCCTGAGCAGCGAGAGCCCGCTGACGCTCAGCATGACCCTGAACGGGCAGCCAGCCGAAGCGCACCAGGTGACCACGACTGGGCTGGGCGTGGTGACCTTCGGGCTTCCGGCAGGCTCGCTGCTGCCAGGCCCCAACACCATCCGCATCCGCGCCACGTCAGCGGCGCCGGCGGGCACGGCGTTCGCGTACGTGGACCGCTACACACTCACGTTCGGTGCGCCGCTGGAGTTCGCGGACGCCGGGCGCTTCCAGGCGCTGAGCAACGGTGCGCTGGCGTTCGAGCTGGACGCGGCCGCGGGCACGCCCACCTTCTTGGTGGACGCCACGCTCGACCGGGTCATCACGGCCACGCGCACGGACATCGACGGCACGCGCGCGCGCTTCACGTTCGACGCTCAGGCGGGGCACGAGTACTTCGTGGCCACCGAGGGCGGCTGCACGCGCCCAGCGCGCTGCGCGCTCGCTCGGAGCAACACTTCGAGGACAGCAGCCGCGCGGCGGACTACGTGGTCATTGCCCCGGCGGCGCTGTTCGACGCGGCGACGGCGCTGGCGACTCGTCGTCAGACGCAGGGCCTGACCACGGCGGTGGTGGATGTTCAGGACATCTACGACGCCTTCGGTCACGGCGACCACAACCCGTATGCCATTCGCGAGTTCTTCCGCGTGGCGCACGAGAACTGGTCCACGGCGCCGCGCTACGCGCTGCTGCTGGGTGACGGCAACATCGACTACCGCGGCGCGGGGGTGCACGGCTCGGGCAGCATCCCGCCCATGCTGGTGCGCACCGACCGCGGCGCCTTTGCGAGCGACATGTTGCTGGGCGACACCAACGGCGATGGCCGCCCCGAGGTGGCGATCGGCCGCGTGCCGGCGCACACCGTGGCCGAGGCCGACGCGTTCGTGCAGCGCGTGGTCACTTACGAGAGTGGCGACCTGGACGCGTTCACGCGCCACGCGCTGCTCGTGTCCGGCACCAACCGTGGCGAGGACTTCACGCGCTATGTGGACACGCTCGCCGGCCAGCTGGACGAGCGCGTGAACGCCGAGCGGCTCGACCGCGCGGCGCTCACGCTGGCGGACGCGCGCGCTCAGCTGCTCGGCGCCATCAACGACGGCAGCTTCTGGTTCCACTACCAGGGCCACGGCGCCAGCAGTCAGCTGGATGACGACGGCCTCTTGACCATGGCCGACGTGGCGGGGCTGACCAACAGCAACGCGCTGACCATCTTCACCGGGATGTCCTGCTCCACGTCGCGCTTCGAGATCCCGGGCATGGACAGCATCTCGGAGCTGATGCTGAGCGGGTCGCCGGGCGGCGCCATCGCGCTGTACGGTCCTTCGGGCCCGGGCTACAGCTACGAATCGGGCAACCTCGCGGAGGCGTTCCAGCGCCACCTGCTCACGGGGGACAACCTGGCTCAGGGCCGCATGGGCGACGTGGTGATGGGCCTGTGGGAGCCGGGGGCCAACGGCGCCCGCGCCTCGCGCGAACAGCTGTCCATCTACCTGTTGTTGGGTGACCCGGCCACGGTGCTGCCGGACCGCACGGAGCTGGCCCCGCCCCCGTGGTGGTGGACCCGCCCGATCAGGATGGCGGCGTGACGGAACCGATGGTGGACGCAGGCGGCGTGGTGCGCGTGGACGCGGGTCGTGACGACGCCGGTCGCCCGATTGTGCCTGGCCCCGGCCCCGTGACCCCGCCCGGTGGCGCGCTCGGCGGTGGCGCTTGCACCGTTAGCGTGACCAGCGGCTCGGACACCACGGGTGGCCTCGTGCTGCTCCTCGGCGTGCTCGCCGGCCTCGGCCGCAGGGCTCGCCGCCGGGCGCGCTGAGCGAGCCCACAAGGGTCGCGGCCTCTCCGGTCGCGACCCACCCCACAACGCGAAAGGGCGGCCCGAGTCACTCGGAGCCGCCCTCTCTGTTTCTGTCCCCTCAGCGCCCGGTGCTCTTGCTCACTCTCTCGCGCGCGGGGGCTGCGAGCTGCGTGTGCAGCAACCGCGCGCGGCGCGCGGGGCGTTCAGTCGAACCCACCCTCGTCGATGAAGTCCTTCAGGTCCTGCAGCAGGGCCGCCGGCACGGGGCCACCCAGCCGCAGCGTCTCGTCGGCGATGGCGTCGGCGTTGCAGTTCGGAAAGCCCGCCACGCTGAAGGTGGCGCGCACGTCCGGGTCCAAGACGGCGACGAGCAGGCTGGTGTCCGAGGTGGCGCCGATGAATGGCACACCATTGCAGCCGGCGAAGTTGCCCTCGAGGCCGCTGGCGGTGCCCCGCAGCGTGCTGAGCGCGGTGATGTCGGTGGACCAGTCCATGGTGGCTTCGGTGCCCTGAACGCGGCCGGGGGCGTCTGGCGTGTGGCAGTCCGCGCACATCTGGAACGTGGCGCTGTCGTAGATGTCGTTGAAGGTGACCGCAGAGCCGCCCATGTCGGGGTTGACGCCGGCGTCGTTGGGGTTGTTGATGGGCTCGTCCTCGCAGGCGCTGGCGGGAGCAAGCAGCGCGGCGAGCACCAGGGCAAAGTAGAAGTTCCCGTTACGGTGGCGCATCTCGTGGTTCCTCAGGGGGCAAGCTACTCCGCGCGCAGGCGGAGCAAGGTCAGGTACAGCTCTAAGCGTAGCCGGTCCCGGCGCCAGCGGGGACTGGGGAAGCGCGTCATGAACTCATACGCGCCGCCCAGCTGGGCCTCGAGGTCCACGCCGAGCGACCCACGCGGGACGCCGCTGAACAGCACCAGCTCGGCCAGCACCACCAGAAGCCCCTGACTCACGTCGGTGACCACGCTGCCGGTGCGCTCGTTGAACTCTGCCACGTGCCCCAGGCCCGCCTCGGCGTGCTCGCGGGCGCGGCGTGGGTCTCCCTCGGCGCGGGCTACCAGCGCGCGGCGCAGCGACACCTGGGCGAGGGGCAGCAGATCGTCGTCGGCGTCCGTCTCACCAAAGAACCCGGCCAGAAGCTCGGCGCGCCGGGCAAGCGCGTGCTCGGCCTCGTTGTTGCGGCCCAGCCCAAGCAGGGCCTCGGCCCGCAGCCCCATCAAGAGCGCCTCGTAGCGCTGCGGCCCGTACACGTAGCGGTCCAGCAGCGAGCCTTCGGGCCGCGACTGCACACTGCCGTGTTGGCGCAGGACCTCCTGGGCCTGCTCCACCGCACCCAGGGCCGCCGCATACTCGCGCAGCGAGAGGCGCGCCGCGCTGAGGCCAATGAGCGCCTTCAACCGGTTCACGGGCGAGTTGTCGTCACCGGCCAGCGCGTCCAGCAGCTCTTCGTAGCGTGTGGCCGCCTCCGCGTGCTCATCCTGACGGGCCAGCTGGAAGGCCAGCTGATCCAGCACCAGCGCGCGGTGGCTGGCGAGCTCCGGGTGCGCCCCCAGGAAGCGCAGCGCCTCGCGCGCGGCGGCCACGGCCTCGGGCTGGCGGCGCGCATGGAAGAGGCTGCGAGCCAGCGCCAGGTGGAAGGCCAGCTGGGCCTCGGGGCGCGGGAAGGGCAGCCGCGCGCGGCGCTCGAAGTGCTGAACAGCCAACCGGTGGTTGCCGAGCGAGGCCTGCAGCGTGCCCAGGGCTTGCAGCAGCGCGGCGCGCGCGCGTGGCCGTGCGTGGGCCAGGTCGAGCGCCAGCAGGTAGTGGTGGTTGGCCTCGGCCGCGGCCACGCGCGAGCGCTCGCGGCGCGCCTGCTCGTGGCGCACGTAGCCCCACAGGTGGTGCACGGTCACGTCGCGGGGGAGGGCGTCGTCCACGCGCATCAGGCGCGCGAGGGTGGCCGCGACACGGCTGGCGAAGCGCTCGTTGCCGGCTTCGGTGCGCGGGATGCCCGGCAGCTCGCGGGCGTCCATGTAGGCCTGCGCAAAGAGGTAGGCCGGGTCGTCGGGGGTGCGCTCAAAGCGCTCGTCGTAGAACTCGCGCAGGTCTTCGCCCTGGGCGGCGCGCGCCTCGATGAAGCCCACGTGCGCGTCCAGCGTGCCGGGGTTGCGGCTGGCCTGGAAGAAGTAGCCCGCGGCCTCGCGCAGGTCTGCTTCGTGCAGTTCGCCGTAGGCGCGCTCCAGCACGATGGCCCGATAGAGTTCTTCAGCGTAACGCCGCTCGGGGGCCTCGGGGCGCACGCCGCTCGCCCACGTGGTGGCGAACTGGTACTGGAGGTACTCGCTGCCGTGGCGCGACGCGAACTGCACGGTGCGCAGCGCGATGGCGCGGCGCCGGTCCACGTTGGTGTCGCCGGTGTAGAGCGCGAAGATGCGCTCGCGCGCCGCCTCTTCCACGGCCCGCGTGGCGTGTGCGCGCGCGGCGTCGTCGGTCAGCTCGGTCTCGGCCAGCCTGACCTCGAGCGGGGTGAGCAGGCTGCGCAGGGCCAGCTCCACGTCCAGCATCAGGCGCAGCTCGCCGCCCTCGGGGCTGCGCGCCCGCGCCGCTTCGAGGGCCATGTCGGCCGCCTGGCGCTCGCGACCGCGGGTGAGCTCGCTCACCACGTCCAGCGCCTGCACGATGCGCTCTTGCACCGACAGCGCGGGGTGCGCGGCCAGCGCGGCCTGCACCGCGACGCGGCCTTCGCGGTCGGCCAGATGGCCGTATATCTTGGCGGCGTGGGCGCCATAGAGGCGCAGCGTGTGGGGGTCACGCACGCGGTCCACGTGCTCGCGGGCCAGTGTCTCGAGGGCCTCGAGCGCGGGGGCCTTGTCGCCCAGGTCATCGAGCAGCTCGCTCGCGACCAGCCAGGACAAGGCGCACACATCCTCGGCGCTGGGCGCGCTGGGGGCGCCCGGGGTGCTCGGCGTGGCGGTCGCTGCGGGCCGAGCGGTGGCAGGCACCCCGCTCCCCGCTGCGGCGCTCCCCGCTGCGGGGCTCCCCGCTGCGGAGGGGGCTCCGCTGGGGCACAGCGCCCGCGCCGCCGTGAGACGCGCCCGCTCGCTGTCCACGTAGGCACGGCTCAGCTGCCCACGCGCCAGGGCCAGGTCTTCACGGCGGTGCCGCGCCAGCGCCTCCATGAGCTGTGCCCAGGCGGCCATGGGCGTGCTCGCGCCCGCCTGTGTGGCCAGGCGGCTCGCGTAGTAGATGGCGGACTCGTGCTCGCGCAGGTCGAGGTGCAGCGCCACCACCTCTTGCTGCGCGCCGTGCCGGCCCGGCCCTTCCGGCAGCAACACCATCAGGCGGCTGGCCACCAGCAGCTGTGCCCAGCGGTCACGCGCCACGTGCAGCTCGGCGCGCAGGCGCTCGATGTCCCACGCGGCCGGCACCACGCCGTCGAGAGGGAGCGCATAGATGTCGAGCGACCCGCCGTGCGAGCAGGTCATCAGCAGCCGGCGCGGCGTGGGCGCGGGGTAGTGGCAGTTCCAGCGTGAGCTCGTGAGCTGCTCCACATCCTGCCCCGCGAAGGGGTCCGCGCGCGACGCGTCGTAGCCCACGCGCGCGATCACGCTGTTGTCCCGCCCGTCGATCACGCCGTCGCGGTTGGTGTCGTTCAGGTACTGCGAGAAGTAGATGAAGCGTCCGTCGTGCGAGAACGCGGGGAAGCCCGACACGCCCGGGAGGTCGGGAACGAAGACCGCCTCGCGCCCCACGGCGCCGTCTCCCGGCATGCGCATCACGTGCAGCCCGCGTCCCACGCGGCTGGCAAAGCTCACACCAATCTCCGGGCGGCGCGCCTCCACCGCCACGTAGGCCAGGTGCGCGCCGTCGCGGGAGCGCGCGAGCCCAATCATGTCGCGCTCCAGCAAGCGCCGCGGTGCCCCGCCCGTGGCGGAGATGGCGTGCAAGATGAACCCGCTGTGCAGGTCGCGGCGCGAGAGCACACCCAGGGTCGCGCCTTCATCCAGCCAGATCACCTCGAGCTCGGCGGTCTCGTCGTCGGTCACGCAGCGCTCGCTGCCGGAGGGAAGGTTGCGCACGCACACGTCGCCCTTCGAGTCGTGCACGAACGACAGATACGCGAGGCGCTGACCGTCGGGGCTCACGCGCGGGAACGCATGGTCGCCCAGCGCGTCGAACACCGGCGTGGGCGCGGCGCTCGGCGGCGACTGCACCAGGATCTCGGTGGTGCCCAGCTCGTCGCCGATGAAATACAGCGAGTCGGTGCCCTCGGCGTAGCTGGCCATCAGGTGGTTGTTGTGCCCCGCGGTGAGCCGCACGGGCATGCGCACCGCCAGCTCGTCTTCGAGGCCGTCCAGCTGCGCCACCGCCCGCGGGGCCGCGCCGAAGAGCAACCCGAGAACCAGAGGCACCAGGAGCCCACGGCTGGCCTTCGTAGTCGTTGTCGTGAGCGTTGACGGCGACGGCGACGGCGACGGCGACGGGCTACGCCAACCGCACCTGCGCGAACGACCCTGATCGGCACCGTGCGTGCCATGAGAGAACGCGTCGCCGTCGCCGTCGCCGTCAACGACAACGTCCACGTCCACGTGAAGAGAGCCCGTGGCCTTCACCGGCGGCACTCCTTCTCGCGCCACTCACCGGCGCGCAGCTCCACCAGCGCCCCGCACGGCACCCGCATCAGGTGCAGCTCGCGCCAGGCCCGGCGCGCGTCGTCCGTGCTGCGGCCCGGCGCGCGCTCGGCCAGGAACTCCCACACCTGGCGGCGGTGCAGGTTCTCGCGCGCGCTCAGGCGGCCCACCTCGTCGGGGTCCACGTCCACGCGGCAGTCGTCGGGGCGCGGCACCAGCAGGCCATCGGCGCCCTCGCCCAGGCAGCGCGCGTCCAGCAGGGCCTCGATGCGCTCGTCGTCGGTCTCGGCGCGCGCCACCAGCTGCGCCACCACGCCCAGCTCGCCGCCCTCGCCGCTGGCCGCCAGGTCTTCGCGCGGAATGGCCTCGGGGCCGGGCTCGATGGCGGCGTCGTCCAGGCGCTGCTCGCGGTCGGGGTATTCGCCGGCGGCCTGCCGCTCGAGAGCGGTGTGCTGGCTGACCACGGCCACCTCGGCGCGCACGCAGCCGGACGCCACGCTGGAGAGACCCACCACGCACGCGGCGGCCAGCAACGCCACGGTGCGTGCCCTGCGGCTGATCCGATCACTCATCTTCCCTCGACTCCTCGCTGGGCTCGGCATTGGCCTCGCCTTCTGCG is a window encoding:
- a CDS encoding PD40 domain-containing protein, whose amino-acid sequence is MPLVLGLLFGAAPRAVAQLDGLEDELAVRMPVRLTAGHNNHLMASYAEGTDSLYFIGDELGTTEILVQSPPSAAPTPVFDALGDHAFPRVSPDGQRLAYLSFVHDSKGDVCVRNLPSGSERCVTDDETAELEVIWLDEGATLGVLSRRDLHSGFILHAISATGGAPRRLLERDMIGLARSRDGAHLAYVAVEARRPEIGVSFASRVGRGLHVMRMPGDGAVGREAVFVPDLPGVSGFPAFSHDGRFIYFSQYLNDTNRDGVIDGRDNSVIARVGYDASRADPFAGQDVEQLTSSRWNCHYPAPTPRRLLMTCSHGGSLDIYALPLDGVVPAAWDIERLRAELHVARDRWAQLLVASRLMVLLPEGPGRHGAQQEVVALHLDLREHESAIYYASRLATQAGASTPMAAWAQLMEALARHRREDLALARGQLSRAYVDSERARLTAARALCPSGAPSAAGSPAAGSAAAGSGVPATARPAATATPSTPGAPSAPSAEDVCALSWLVASELLDDLGDKAPALEALETLAREHVDRVRDPHTLRLYGAHAAKIYGHLADREGRVAVQAALAAHPALSVQERIVQALDVVSELTRGRERQAADMALEAARARSPEGGELRLMLDVELALRSLLTPLEVRLAETELTDDAARAHATRAVEEAARERIFALYTGDTNVDRRRAIALRTVQFASRHGSEYLQYQFATTWASGVRPEAPERRYAEELYRAIVLERAYGELHEADLREAAGYFFQASRNPGTLDAHVGFIEARAAQGEDLREFYDERFERTPDDPAYLFAQAYMDARELPGIPRTEAGNERFASRVAATLARLMRVDDALPRDVTVHHLWGYVRHEQARRERSRVAAAEANHHYLLALDLAHARPRARAALLQALGTLQASLGNHRLAVQHFERRARLPFPRPEAQLAFHLALARSLFHARRQPEAVAAAREALRFLGAHPELASHRALVLDQLAFQLARQDEHAEAATRYEELLDALAGDDNSPVNRLKALIGLSAARLSLREYAAALGAVEQAQEVLRQHGSVQSRPEGSLLDRYVYGPQRYEALLMGLRAEALLGLGRNNEAEHALARRAELLAGFFGETDADDDLLPLAQVSLRRALVARAEGDPRRAREHAEAGLGHVAEFNERTGSVVTDVSQGLLVVLAELVLFSGVPRGSLGVDLEAQLGGAYEFMTRFPSPRWRRDRLRLELYLTLLRLRAE
- a CDS encoding DUF1318 domain-containing protein; this encodes MSDRISRRARTVALLAAACVVGLSSVASGCVRAEVAVVSQHTALERQAAGEYPDREQRLDDAAIEPGPEAIPREDLAASGEGGELGVVAQLVARAETDDERIEALLDARCLGEGADGLLVPRPDDCRVDVDPDEVGRLSARENLHRRQVWEFLAERAPGRSTDDARRAWRELHLMRVPCGALVELRAGEWREKECRR